In the genome of Piliocolobus tephrosceles isolate RC106 chromosome 20, ASM277652v3, whole genome shotgun sequence, one region contains:
- the TRMT6 gene encoding tRNA (adenine(58)-N(1))-methyltransferase non-catalytic subunit TRM6 isoform X1: MEGSGEQPGPQPQHPGNHRIRDGDFVVLKREDVFKAVQVQRRKKVTFEKQWFYLDNVIGHGYGTTFEVTSGGSLQPKKKREEPTAETKEAGTDNRNIVDDGKSQKLTQDDIKALKDKGIKGEEIVQQLIENSTTFRDKTEFAQDKYIKKKKKKYEAIITVVKPSTRILSIMYYAREPGKINHMRYDTLAQMLTLGNIRAGNKMIVMETCAGLVLGAMMERMGGFGSIIQLYPGGGPVRAATACFGFPKSFLNGLYEFPLNKVDSLLHGTFSAEMLSSEPKDSALVEESNGTLEEKQASEQENEDSMAEAPESNHPEDQETMETIFQDPEHKGPKERGSKKDYIQEKQRRQEEQRKRHLEAAALLSERNADGLIVASRFHPTPLLLSLLDFVAPSRPFVVYCQYKEPLLECYTKLRERGGIINLRLSETWLRNYQVLPDRSHPKLLMSGGGGYLLSGFTVAMDNLKADTRLKSNASTLESQETEEPAAKKRKCPESDS, from the exons ATGGAGGGCTCAGGGGAGCAGCCGGGCCCACAGCCACAGCATCCCGGAAACCACCGCATCCGCGACGGCGACTTCGTGGTGCTGAAACGTGAAGATGTGTTTAAAGCAGTACAAGTCCAGCGGAGAAA AAAAGTAACTTTCGAAAAACAGTGGTTCTACCTGGATAACGTCATTGGCCATGGTTATGGAACCACATTTGAAGTGACCAGTGGAGGAAGTCTTCAGCCcaagaagaagagggaagagccTACTGCAG AGACTAAAGAAGCGGGCACTGATAATCGAAATATAGTTGATGATGGGAAATCTCAGAAACTTACTCAAGATGACATAAAAGCTTTGAAGGACAAGGGCATTAAAGGAGAG GAAATAGTTCAGCAGTTAATTGAAAATAGTACAACATTCCGAGACAAGACAGAATTTGCTcaagataaatatattaaaaagaagaaaaaaaa ATATGAAGCCATCATTACTGTTGTGAAGCCATCCACCCGTATTCTTTCAATTATGTATTATGCAAGAGAACCTGGAAAAATTAA CCACATGAGATACGATACACTAGCCCAGATGTTGACGTTGGGAAATATCCGTGCTGGCAACAAAATGATTGTAATGGAAACGTGTGCAGGCTTGGTGCTGGGTGCAATGATGGAACGAATGGGAG gttttggctCCATTATTCAGCTATACCCTGGAGGTGGACCTGTTCGGGCAGCAACAGCATGTTTTGGATTTCCCAAATCTTTTCTCAATGGTCTTTATGAATTCCCCCTCAACAAAGTGGACAGTCTTCTACATGGAACATTTTCTGCCGAGATGTTATCTTCAGAGCCAAAAGACAGTGCTTTGGTTGAAGAAAGTAATGGCACGCTGGAGGAAAAACAGGCTTCTGAACAAGAGAATGAAGACAGCATGGCAGAGGCCCCAGAGAGCAACCACCCAGAAGACCAGGAAACAATGGAAACCATTTTTCAAGATCCAGAACATAAGGGGCCTaaagagagaggaagcaaaaaaGATTAT attcAGGAAAAACAGAGGAGACAAGAAGAGCAGAGGAAAAGACATTTAGAGGCTGCCGCtctgctgagtgaaagaaacgcGGATGG TTTAATTGTAGCTAGTCGTTTCCACCCCACTCCTCTGCTGCTGTCTTTGCTGGACTTTGTGGCCCCTTCAAGGCCATTTGTGGTCTACTGTCAGTACAAAGAG CCTCTGTTGGAATGCTACACAAAGCTGCGGGAGAGGGGAGGGATCATCAACCTCAGGCTGTCTGAGACCTGGCTCAGAAATTACCAG GTTTTGCCAGATCGAAGTCATCCTAAACTGCTGATGAGTGGAGGTGGGGGTTACCTTCTCTCCGGCTTCACCGTTGCCATGGACAACCTCAAAGCAGACACCAGACTCAAATCTAATGCGAGCACTTTAGAATCACAGGAGACTGAGGAGCCTGCAGCGAAAAAACGGAAATGCCCGGAGTCTGACTCTTAA
- the TRMT6 gene encoding tRNA (adenine(58)-N(1))-methyltransferase non-catalytic subunit TRM6 isoform X2, which yields MYYAREPGKINHMRYDTLAQMLTLGNIRAGNKMIVMETCAGLVLGAMMERMGGFGSIIQLYPGGGPVRAATACFGFPKSFLNGLYEFPLNKVDSLLHGTFSAEMLSSEPKDSALVEESNGTLEEKQASEQENEDSMAEAPESNHPEDQETMETIFQDPEHKGPKERGSKKDYIQEKQRRQEEQRKRHLEAAALLSERNADGLIVASRFHPTPLLLSLLDFVAPSRPFVVYCQYKEPLLECYTKLRERGGIINLRLSETWLRNYQVLPDRSHPKLLMSGGGGYLLSGFTVAMDNLKADTRLKSNASTLESQETEEPAAKKRKCPESDS from the exons ATGTATTATGCAAGAGAACCTGGAAAAATTAA CCACATGAGATACGATACACTAGCCCAGATGTTGACGTTGGGAAATATCCGTGCTGGCAACAAAATGATTGTAATGGAAACGTGTGCAGGCTTGGTGCTGGGTGCAATGATGGAACGAATGGGAG gttttggctCCATTATTCAGCTATACCCTGGAGGTGGACCTGTTCGGGCAGCAACAGCATGTTTTGGATTTCCCAAATCTTTTCTCAATGGTCTTTATGAATTCCCCCTCAACAAAGTGGACAGTCTTCTACATGGAACATTTTCTGCCGAGATGTTATCTTCAGAGCCAAAAGACAGTGCTTTGGTTGAAGAAAGTAATGGCACGCTGGAGGAAAAACAGGCTTCTGAACAAGAGAATGAAGACAGCATGGCAGAGGCCCCAGAGAGCAACCACCCAGAAGACCAGGAAACAATGGAAACCATTTTTCAAGATCCAGAACATAAGGGGCCTaaagagagaggaagcaaaaaaGATTAT attcAGGAAAAACAGAGGAGACAAGAAGAGCAGAGGAAAAGACATTTAGAGGCTGCCGCtctgctgagtgaaagaaacgcGGATGG TTTAATTGTAGCTAGTCGTTTCCACCCCACTCCTCTGCTGCTGTCTTTGCTGGACTTTGTGGCCCCTTCAAGGCCATTTGTGGTCTACTGTCAGTACAAAGAG CCTCTGTTGGAATGCTACACAAAGCTGCGGGAGAGGGGAGGGATCATCAACCTCAGGCTGTCTGAGACCTGGCTCAGAAATTACCAG GTTTTGCCAGATCGAAGTCATCCTAAACTGCTGATGAGTGGAGGTGGGGGTTACCTTCTCTCCGGCTTCACCGTTGCCATGGACAACCTCAAAGCAGACACCAGACTCAAATCTAATGCGAGCACTTTAGAATCACAGGAGACTGAGGAGCCTGCAGCGAAAAAACGGAAATGCCCGGAGTCTGACTCTTAA
- the CHGB gene encoding secretogranin-1 → MQPALLLSLLGAVGLAAVSSMPVDNRNHNEEMVTRCIIEVLSNALSKSSTPPITPECRQVLKKSRKDVKDKETTENENTKFEVRLLRDPDDASEAHGSSSREEAGAPGEDAQGPTKADTEEWAEGGGHSRERADEPQRSLYPSNSQVSEEAKTRHSEKSRREEEEEEEGENYQKGEQGEDGSEEKHLQEPGETQNAFLNERNQASAIKKEELVARSETHAAGRAEEKTHSREKSGQESGEEARSQEKHPQESKGQPRSQEESEEDATSEVDKRRTRPRHHHGRSRPDRSSQGGSLPSEENGHSLEESEESHVGMASLGERRDHHSTHYRASEGEPEYGEEIKSYPGVQALEDLEGERYRDRGSDEYRAPRPQSEESWDEEDKRNDPSLELDKMARGYGEESEEERGHKRGKGRHHRGRGGEPRAYFMSDAREEKRFLGEGHHRVQESQMDKARRRPQGAWKELDRNDLNYGEEGAQGKWQQQGDLQDTKENREEARFQDKQYGSHHTAEKRKRLGELFNPYYDPLQWKSSHFERRDNMDDNFLEGEEENELTLNEKNFFPEYNYDWWEKKPFSEDVNWGYEKRNLARVPKLDLKRQYDRVVQLDQLLHYRKKSAEFPDFYDSEEPISTRQEAENEKDRADQTVLTEDEKKELENLAAMDLELQKIAEKFSQRG, encoded by the exons GTAGAAAAGAcgtcaaagacaaagagacaactgaaaatgaaaatacaaagttTGAAGTAAGATTGTTAAGAGACCCAGATGATGCCTCGGAAGCCCACGGGTCCTCcagcagggaggaggcaggagcccCAGGGGAGGATGCCCAAGGCCCAACCAAGGCAGACACAGAGGAATGGGCAGAGGGAGGCGGGCACAGCCGAGAGCGAGCGGACGAGCCCCAGCGGAGCCTCTATCCCTCCAACAGCCAAGTCTCCGAAGAAGCAAAGACACGCCATTCTGAGAAGAGccggag ggaggaggaggaggaggaggagggagagaactATCAAAAAGGGGAGCAAGGGGAAGATGGCAGTGAAGAGAAACACCTTCAAGAGCCAGGAGAGACACAAAACGCTTTCCtcaatgaaagaaaccaggcttcagctataaaaaaagaGGAGTTAGTGGCCAGATCTGAAACACATGCTGCCGGGCGCGCTGAGGAGAAGACGCATAGCCGGGAGAAGAGTGGCCAGGAGAGTGGAGAAGAGGCAAGGAGCCAGGAGAAACACCCCCAGGAGTCTAAAGGCCAACCCCGAAGTCAGGAAGAATCTGAGGAAGATGCCACCTCTGAGGTGGACAAACGACGCACGAGGCCCAGACACCACCACGGGAGGAGCAGGCCTGACAGGTCCTCTCAAGGAGGGAGTCTTCCCTCTGAGGAAAACGGACACTCCCTGGAGGAATCTGAGGAGTCACACGTCGGCATGGCCAGTTTAGGGGAAAGGAGGGaccaccattcaacccactacagGGCTTCAGAGGGAGAACCTGAATatggagaagaaataaagagttaTCCAGGCGTCCAGGCCCTGGAGGACCTGGAGGGGGAGCGCTACAGGGACAGAGGAAGTGACGAATACCGGGCTCCAAGACCTCAGAGTGAGGAGAGTTGGGATGAGGAGGACAAGAGAAACGACCCCAGCTTAGAGCTTGATAAGATGGCACGTGGATATGGTGAAGAAAGTGAGGAAGAGAGGGGCCATAAGCGGGGAAAGGGACGCCATCAcagaggcaggggaggggagccACGTGCCTATTTCATGTCTGACgccagagaagagaaaaggttCTTGGGTGAAGGACACCACCGTGTCCAAGAAAGCCAGATGGACAAGGCAAGGAGGCGTCCACAAGGTGCGTGGAAAGAGCTAGACAGAAATGACCTCAACTATGGTGAGGAAGGAGCCCAAGGGAAGTGGCAGCAGCAGGGAGACCTGCAGGACACTAAAGAAAACAGGGAGGAAGCTAGGTTTCAAGATAAACAATATGGCTCCCATCACACAGCTGAAAAGAGGAAGAGATTAGGGGAACTGTTTAACCCATACTACGACCCTCTCCAGTGGAAGAGCAGCCATTTTGAAAGAAGAGACAACATGGATGACAATTTTCTCGAGGGTGAAGAGGAAAATGAGCTGACCTTGAATGAGAAGAATTTCTTCCCAGAATACAACTATGACTGGTGGGAGAAAAAGCCCTTCTCGGAGGATGTGAACTGGGGGTATGAGAAGAGAAACCTCGCCAGGGTCCCCAAGCTAGACCTGAAAAGGCAGTATGACAGGGTGGTCCAACTGGACCAGCTCCTTCACTACAGGAAGAAGTCAGCCGAGTTTCCAGACTTTTACGATTCTGAGGAGCCGATAAGCACCCGCCAGGAGGCAGAAAACGAAAAGGACAGGGCTGACCAGACAGTCCTGACAGAGGACGAG aaaaaagaacttgaaaaCTTGGCTGCAATGGATTTGGAACTACAGAAGATAGCTGAGAAATTCAGCCAAAGGGGCTGA